In Arthrobacter ramosus, one DNA window encodes the following:
- a CDS encoding sugar kinase: MTTKPYVVTLGETMALMASETPGPLAHASTLSLGIGGSESNVAIGLQRLGVQAVWCGRIGADSLGRLVEREIRAEGVDVRVAVDDDAPTGLMIKERRTPTAQKVAYYRSGSAGSRIAPDDVDDELIAGAALLHVSGITPALSPQAASTFRYAVAAAKASGVPVSFDLNYRSKLWNAETAGSAYREIIPDVDIVFAGLEEAELVVGTVRDAEQAARCIAAMGPSQVVIKLGADGALAFVDGKVFRQDALVIEAIDTVGAGDAFVAGYLAEFVEGLRAEERLQTAVSTGAFVCLVPGDWEGLPRRDELRLLGSHEPVSR; this comes from the coding sequence ATGACCACCAAGCCTTACGTCGTCACCCTTGGCGAAACCATGGCGCTCATGGCTTCGGAGACACCTGGCCCGCTGGCGCATGCGTCCACCTTGAGCCTTGGCATCGGAGGGTCCGAGTCCAACGTGGCCATCGGCCTGCAACGCTTGGGCGTCCAAGCTGTTTGGTGCGGCCGCATCGGGGCGGATTCCCTCGGCCGGCTTGTTGAGCGGGAGATTCGCGCTGAGGGCGTGGATGTCCGCGTCGCCGTGGACGATGACGCGCCCACCGGCCTGATGATCAAGGAACGCCGCACACCCACGGCCCAGAAAGTTGCGTACTACCGCTCCGGCAGTGCCGGTTCCCGGATTGCCCCCGACGACGTCGACGATGAACTGATTGCGGGGGCGGCGTTGCTCCATGTCAGCGGCATCACCCCGGCGCTTTCTCCCCAGGCAGCGTCCACTTTCCGCTATGCCGTCGCTGCAGCCAAAGCGTCCGGCGTTCCGGTATCTTTCGACCTGAACTACCGCAGCAAGCTCTGGAACGCCGAGACGGCCGGAAGTGCCTACCGCGAGATTATCCCCGACGTGGACATCGTTTTCGCCGGTCTTGAAGAGGCCGAACTCGTGGTCGGGACAGTCCGCGACGCCGAACAGGCCGCAAGGTGCATCGCCGCCATGGGTCCCAGCCAAGTGGTGATCAAGTTGGGTGCAGACGGCGCCTTGGCATTCGTCGACGGCAAGGTCTTCAGGCAGGACGCACTCGTCATCGAAGCCATCGATACTGTGGGCGCCGGCGACGCTTTCGTCGCCGGCTACCTGGCCGAATTCGTAGAGGGCTTGCGGGCTGAGGAGCGTCTTCAGACAGCCGTCAGCACGGGTGCTTTTGTGTGCCTCGTACCCGGCGACTGGGAGGGACTCCCCCGGCGCGACGAACTCCGACTCCTTGGCAGCCATGAACCGGTCAGCCGATGA
- a CDS encoding MFS transporter, with amino-acid sequence MTTAANLPPTPVDQSKVRKAAVAGLIGTTLELYDFVIYGTASALVFSKLFFPNISPAAALLASFSTFAVGFLFRPLGGIFFSHFGDRLGRKWVLVVTLLLMGGATLAIGLLPTFGQVGLLAPILLCVCRAAQGFGAGAEQSGGATLLTESAAPGTRGKLASLIMVGAAAGTALGALVWIAAQSLAPNDMLTWGWRLVFLSSIFVTIAALVIRRKLDESPVFEEIKQARTEPPAPLREVAKYGKANVLRVILMNLGVSTQSYTIQVFMASYLITVIGTDPKFIPPVLLIGSLCGGVAAVSFGILSDKIGRRRVVSVITGALILFPAPAFLLLTTGSPVAIVLVIVVGFVLACQGVVGVHMSYFPEIFGSRYRYAGVTLGREFSSIIGGGIAPMICAALLGMFSNSWIPVAIYMSVTMLISFIATRMSPETLNRDLTDPEDAAHGKSGVVGVTSEAQHAQ; translated from the coding sequence ATGACCACAGCAGCAAACCTCCCGCCCACGCCGGTGGACCAAAGCAAGGTCCGGAAGGCCGCCGTCGCCGGCCTCATCGGCACCACGCTTGAACTGTACGATTTCGTCATCTACGGCACTGCATCGGCACTCGTCTTCAGCAAGCTCTTCTTCCCCAACATTTCCCCCGCGGCGGCGCTGCTGGCCAGTTTCAGCACTTTCGCCGTCGGATTCCTGTTCCGGCCCCTCGGCGGGATTTTCTTCTCCCACTTCGGTGACCGCCTTGGCCGCAAGTGGGTCCTGGTAGTCACTCTGCTTCTCATGGGTGGGGCGACCCTGGCGATCGGGCTTCTGCCGACCTTTGGCCAGGTAGGACTCCTTGCCCCGATCCTGCTGTGTGTCTGCCGCGCGGCGCAGGGCTTCGGCGCCGGAGCGGAGCAATCGGGCGGCGCAACACTGCTCACCGAATCCGCCGCGCCTGGAACCCGAGGCAAACTGGCCTCCCTCATCATGGTCGGCGCCGCCGCCGGAACGGCACTCGGAGCACTCGTGTGGATCGCGGCCCAGTCGCTTGCACCCAACGACATGCTCACGTGGGGCTGGAGGCTCGTCTTCCTCTCCAGTATCTTCGTCACCATCGCCGCGCTGGTCATCCGGCGGAAGCTTGACGAATCACCCGTCTTCGAAGAGATCAAGCAGGCCCGCACCGAACCCCCGGCACCGTTGCGGGAGGTTGCCAAGTACGGCAAGGCCAACGTCCTGCGCGTCATCCTGATGAACCTCGGCGTCAGTACGCAGTCCTACACCATCCAGGTGTTCATGGCCTCGTACCTCATCACCGTGATCGGAACGGACCCGAAGTTCATTCCCCCGGTGCTCCTCATCGGCTCGCTCTGTGGCGGAGTCGCGGCGGTGTCCTTCGGAATCCTTTCCGACAAGATCGGGCGCCGGCGCGTCGTCTCGGTCATCACGGGCGCCCTCATCCTCTTCCCCGCCCCTGCGTTCCTGCTGCTGACCACCGGCTCGCCGGTAGCCATCGTGTTGGTGATCGTGGTCGGCTTCGTCCTGGCATGCCAAGGCGTGGTGGGCGTGCACATGAGCTACTTCCCTGAGATCTTCGGCAGCCGTTACCGCTACGCGGGTGTCACCTTGGGCCGCGAGTTCTCGTCCATCATCGGCGGAGGCATCGCTCCGATGATCTGCGCGGCGCTGCTGGGCATGTTCAGCAACTCATGGATTCCTGTGGCGATCTACATGTCGGTGACCATGCTCATCAGCTTCATCGCCACCCGCATGTCACCGGAAACCCTCAACCGCGATTTGACGGATCCTGAGGACGCCGCGCACGGCAAAAGCGGGGTTGTCGGGGTAACCTCCGAAGCGCAGCACGCCCAGTAG
- a CDS encoding alcohol dehydrogenase catalytic domain-containing protein produces MTTQAIRRADGSSLPLTTEAAVLHGAGDLRIEQKPLKPLGPNDVLVEMRSGGICGSDMHYFADGRNGTNVLRQPTVLGHEGAGVVIAAGEAASVAAGTAVVIEPALPCRNCPTCLSGRYNLCPAGTCFGSPPTDGLFARHVVVPETALHVLPEIVPAEIGAAVEPLAVAVWAVERAQVQAGHRVLITGAGPIGLLVAQVAASRGASEVIVTDVNDDRLAVAARFGATRTINTSVTALDLKDMDRLIECSGNIRALADGILTLAPAARATVVGQARPTVDGIPLGFLQRFEIDLVTAFRYANAFPTAIQLASTGVVDLRSIITATFPLANAAAALTAPVTDPTNLKVLITY; encoded by the coding sequence ATGACCACCCAAGCAATCCGCCGCGCCGACGGATCCTCTCTGCCGCTGACCACGGAAGCGGCCGTCCTGCACGGCGCAGGAGATCTCCGTATCGAACAGAAGCCCCTGAAGCCCCTCGGGCCGAACGATGTCCTCGTTGAAATGCGCTCGGGCGGCATCTGCGGCTCGGACATGCACTACTTCGCTGACGGCCGCAACGGCACCAATGTCCTCCGGCAGCCTACTGTCCTCGGCCACGAGGGAGCCGGCGTCGTCATCGCGGCCGGCGAGGCGGCCAGCGTTGCCGCGGGCACCGCCGTCGTGATTGAACCGGCGTTGCCATGCCGGAACTGCCCCACGTGCCTCTCCGGACGCTACAACCTCTGCCCGGCGGGGACGTGCTTCGGTTCCCCGCCCACCGACGGGCTGTTCGCCCGCCACGTAGTGGTTCCCGAAACCGCGCTTCACGTTCTGCCGGAAATTGTCCCGGCGGAGATCGGGGCGGCCGTCGAACCGCTCGCCGTCGCCGTCTGGGCGGTTGAGCGCGCCCAGGTGCAGGCCGGACACCGGGTGCTGATCACGGGCGCAGGGCCGATCGGCCTGCTCGTGGCGCAAGTGGCGGCCTCCCGCGGCGCGTCGGAGGTCATCGTGACTGACGTCAACGACGACCGTCTGGCTGTTGCAGCCCGGTTCGGCGCCACCCGGACGATCAACACCTCGGTCACGGCCCTGGATCTGAAAGACATGGATCGCCTGATCGAATGCTCCGGCAACATCAGGGCGCTGGCTGACGGCATTCTGACACTGGCCCCAGCCGCCCGGGCAACCGTCGTCGGCCAGGCTCGCCCCACCGTCGACGGGATCCCCCTCGGTTTCCTCCAACGTTTTGAAATCGATCTGGTGACCGCGTTCCGGTACGCGAACGCGTTCCCGACGGCGATTCAGCTCGCCTCCACGGGGGTGGTGGACCTCCGGTCGATCATCACTGCAACATTCCCCCTCGCCAACGCCGCGGCCGCACTCACGGCCCCCGTGACAGACCCCACCAATCTCAAAGTCCTCATCACGTACTGA
- a CDS encoding glycosyltransferase family 2 protein: protein MKAATGDIVAFLDDDAEAAPDWLARLVLLYDDPDVLAVGGRVEPVWESGRPAHFPEELDWIVGCTYKGLPRVAAQVRNVIGANMSFRCDVFERVGGFNASLGRQGDRPLGCEETELCLRASMASPGTRVVYEPAAVVRHHVPATRGTLRYMLSRAWSEGVSKAQVTRLLGRSQILGPERRYVRRVLPRAVLAGLRSCAHDGDVGGLARAGVIVAVLAVTAIGYLQSLWQSSSLPARASGSVIYRLIRDNSGGRPSD, encoded by the coding sequence GTGAAGGCGGCAACCGGTGACATTGTGGCCTTCCTCGACGATGACGCCGAAGCCGCCCCGGACTGGCTGGCCCGGCTCGTCCTGCTCTATGACGATCCGGATGTGTTGGCGGTCGGGGGCAGGGTTGAACCCGTGTGGGAATCAGGTCGTCCGGCGCACTTTCCCGAAGAGCTTGATTGGATTGTCGGGTGCACCTATAAAGGCTTGCCCAGAGTCGCGGCTCAGGTGCGTAACGTGATCGGCGCGAACATGTCCTTCCGCTGCGATGTCTTTGAGCGGGTCGGCGGGTTCAATGCTTCCCTTGGCCGGCAGGGTGATCGTCCGCTTGGATGCGAGGAGACCGAATTGTGTCTGAGGGCATCCATGGCCTCTCCCGGCACCCGCGTGGTTTACGAACCGGCAGCCGTGGTGCGCCACCATGTGCCTGCGACGCGCGGTACCCTGCGCTACATGTTGTCGAGAGCCTGGTCAGAAGGTGTTTCGAAGGCTCAGGTGACCCGGCTTCTCGGGCGGAGCCAAATCCTTGGACCGGAACGCCGATATGTCCGCCGAGTGCTGCCGCGCGCTGTTCTGGCCGGACTGCGCTCCTGCGCACACGACGGCGACGTCGGAGGACTGGCCCGGGCGGGAGTGATCGTAGCTGTCCTTGCTGTCACCGCGATTGGCTACCTGCAGAGCCTGTGGCAGTCGTCATCGCTTCCGGCGCGCGCATCCGGCTCCGTTATATACCGGCTTATTCGCGACAACAGTGGAGGCCGGCCCAGTGATTAA
- a CDS encoding AfsR/SARP family transcriptional regulator, whose amino-acid sequence MVLSSDPQWSLTLLNGWRLTRDGRRQKVAHRQQRLITALALLGERPRTFLSGLLWPDSSDAQAAVGLRVSIWHINHELPGLLDADGNTDVSVALSREVMVDIIALERELDAPASKLSDSYPKWERLRTAELLPGWYEDWILVEQERFRALRTAALDSIASYHLSQGNTEETKAASKLAIALEPFRESSYRLLIQAHLATGDLVSALETYRSFAADLRQEFGVGPSPSLAKLIDGAVGNSGRQMDFDSLPLSQMLPSLRPVTAKSEAPGVNLGWVLATQKL is encoded by the coding sequence GTGGTTTTATCATCAGATCCGCAGTGGTCCCTGACCCTGCTCAACGGGTGGAGGCTGACCCGGGACGGCCGCCGACAGAAGGTTGCGCATCGGCAGCAACGCCTGATCACGGCGCTGGCACTGCTCGGCGAGCGACCGCGTACCTTCCTTTCTGGACTTCTCTGGCCCGACTCGTCCGACGCGCAGGCTGCCGTTGGCCTCAGGGTGAGTATCTGGCACATCAACCATGAGCTCCCCGGCCTGCTTGACGCCGACGGAAACACCGACGTTTCCGTAGCCCTTAGCCGCGAGGTCATGGTCGATATCATCGCCCTTGAACGCGAACTAGACGCCCCGGCGTCTAAGCTGAGCGATTCGTACCCTAAATGGGAACGGCTACGAACGGCGGAGCTCCTTCCGGGATGGTACGAGGACTGGATTCTGGTCGAACAGGAACGGTTCCGGGCTTTGCGTACGGCGGCCCTCGACTCCATCGCGTCATACCACCTCAGCCAGGGAAACACCGAGGAAACCAAAGCTGCGAGCAAACTGGCCATTGCCCTGGAACCTTTCAGGGAGTCCTCGTACCGCTTGCTCATACAGGCGCACCTCGCGACCGGCGACCTCGTCTCCGCCCTTGAAACCTATCGTAGCTTCGCTGCCGACTTGAGACAGGAATTCGGCGTCGGCCCGTCCCCATCACTCGCCAAGCTCATCGATGGTGCCGTCGGAAATAGCGGCCGGCAAATGGACTTCGATAGTTTACCGCTCTCGCAGATGCTTCCGTCGCTTCGCCCCGTGACTGCCAAATCGGAGGCCCCCGGCGTAAACCTTGGCTGGGTACTGGCGACGCAAAAGCTGTAG
- a CDS encoding glycosyltransferase family 2 protein, whose amino-acid sequence MSIGQLEPAAGRTPAESTSGNSLPAASISVVIPTLNEALNLPWVLRRMPSYVDEVIVVDGRSEDLTVDVARALRFDVVVVNELHAGKGAAMRAGFAAATGDIIVMLDADGSMDPREIGWFVSPLQHDHDFVKGSRYVTGGGSDDLTRLRNLGNRALTGLANKALHCNFSDLCYGYIAFRRECLEVLELKSDGFEIETELVSRAARAGLRIAEVPSHELSRISGNSHLQTFRDGWRVLRTLTRECVGWDAPTAGVRPEALRRVKYRYPDMRFPHVPTDPQTVLAMLADG is encoded by the coding sequence ATGTCTATCGGACAGTTGGAGCCTGCTGCCGGCCGGACCCCGGCGGAGTCGACATCGGGGAATTCGCTCCCGGCTGCGTCGATCAGCGTGGTCATTCCTACTTTGAACGAGGCATTGAATCTGCCGTGGGTGCTCAGGCGGATGCCGTCATACGTTGACGAAGTCATCGTCGTGGACGGTCGATCCGAAGACCTCACCGTGGATGTGGCGCGCGCGCTTCGCTTCGACGTCGTCGTGGTGAATGAGCTGCATGCCGGCAAGGGCGCCGCCATGCGCGCAGGGTTCGCCGCGGCCACCGGGGACATCATCGTCATGCTCGATGCGGACGGGAGCATGGACCCTAGGGAGATCGGCTGGTTCGTTTCACCCCTTCAGCACGACCACGATTTCGTCAAGGGCTCCCGATATGTCACCGGCGGCGGTTCCGACGACTTGACGCGGTTGCGCAATCTCGGGAACCGTGCGCTCACAGGGCTGGCAAACAAGGCCCTGCACTGTAACTTCTCGGATCTTTGCTACGGGTATATCGCCTTCCGCAGGGAGTGCCTGGAGGTCCTTGAACTCAAGTCCGATGGTTTCGAAATCGAGACCGAGCTGGTGTCGCGGGCGGCCCGGGCGGGGCTTCGCATCGCTGAAGTGCCAAGCCACGAGTTGTCCCGCATCTCAGGCAACTCACATCTGCAGACCTTCCGCGACGGGTGGCGCGTCCTGCGAACGCTGACCCGTGAGTGCGTCGGATGGGATGCGCCGACGGCGGGGGTACGTCCGGAGGCCCTTCGGCGCGTGAAGTACCGGTATCCGGACATGAGGTTTCCTCATGTTCCAACCGACCCGCAGACGGTCCTTGCGATGCTGGCGGACGGCTAA
- the manD gene encoding D-mannonate dehydratase ManD yields MTRKIVDVDVLVTSPSRNFVTLKITTDDGIVGWGDATLNGRELSVASYLRDHLGPALLGRDADRIEDTWQYFYKGAYWRRGPVTMAAIGAIDLALWDIKGKALGVPVYQLLGGAARDKILTYTHATGWDLPELLDSVDQRREQGFRAVRAQSGVPGLDKVYGVTKGAASYEPAGRGAGPVEEDWDTAAYLRHAPKILSAVREHVGPELKLLHDVHHRLNPTEAARLARSLEDVDLFWLEDVTPAENQRLLRTLRQQTTIPLAIGEVFNTVWDAELLITERLIDYIRTAVVHAGGISHVRKILAFAEVYQIKGAPHGPSDVSPINLSASLHLGLATSNFAIQEYMGYDPAVSEVFQSSFRFEDGYLHPGDEPGLGVQVDEDAAARFPYTQAYLPIARELDGSMKDW; encoded by the coding sequence ATGACCCGAAAAATCGTCGACGTCGACGTCCTGGTAACCAGCCCGAGCCGCAACTTCGTCACCCTCAAGATCACCACCGACGACGGCATCGTCGGATGGGGTGACGCCACACTAAATGGCCGGGAACTCTCCGTCGCGAGCTACCTCCGCGATCACCTCGGCCCAGCTTTGCTGGGCAGGGACGCAGACCGCATCGAAGACACTTGGCAATACTTTTACAAAGGCGCGTACTGGCGGCGCGGGCCGGTGACGATGGCCGCGATCGGCGCCATCGACCTCGCCCTCTGGGACATTAAAGGCAAGGCCCTTGGTGTTCCCGTGTACCAGCTCCTGGGCGGCGCAGCCCGGGACAAGATCCTCACGTACACGCATGCCACCGGCTGGGACCTGCCTGAATTGCTGGACTCGGTGGACCAGCGCCGTGAACAAGGCTTCCGCGCCGTCCGTGCGCAGTCGGGCGTGCCGGGGCTCGACAAGGTTTACGGGGTCACCAAGGGTGCCGCGAGCTACGAACCCGCCGGCCGCGGCGCCGGTCCAGTCGAGGAAGACTGGGATACCGCCGCCTACCTGCGCCACGCACCAAAGATCCTCTCCGCGGTGCGCGAGCACGTCGGCCCCGAGCTCAAGCTCCTCCACGATGTCCACCACCGCCTCAACCCCACCGAAGCCGCCCGGTTGGCCCGCTCGCTGGAAGACGTGGACCTGTTCTGGCTGGAGGACGTCACCCCCGCCGAGAACCAGCGCTTGCTCCGTACCCTGCGCCAGCAGACCACCATTCCGTTGGCGATCGGCGAAGTGTTCAACACCGTCTGGGATGCCGAGTTGCTCATCACGGAACGGCTCATCGACTACATCCGCACCGCCGTCGTGCATGCCGGAGGCATCTCCCACGTCCGGAAGATCCTGGCTTTCGCCGAGGTGTACCAGATCAAAGGCGCACCCCACGGTCCGTCCGATGTCTCCCCCATCAACCTGTCCGCATCACTGCACCTCGGCCTGGCCACGAGCAACTTCGCCATCCAGGAATACATGGGCTACGACCCCGCGGTGTCCGAAGTCTTCCAATCGAGTTTCCGTTTCGAAGACGGTTACCTGCACCCTGGCGACGAGCCCGGCCTGGGTGTCCAGGTGGACGAAGATGCCGCTGCGAGGTTCCCCTACACGCAGGCTTACTTGCCCATCGCCCGGGAGCTCGACGGCTCCATGAAGGACTGGTGA
- a CDS encoding mannitol dehydrogenase family protein produces MARSSLPQLNAETPGILRRTVAPAPGIVHLGFGNFHRAHQAVYTDAAVAAQGGDWGIIGISSRSSAITDAMHAQDMLYTVVEISPEGSTFSTPRVHTDAFVAAEDPQRVAAAIGAETTRIVSLTVTENGYTYSPATGSLNVADPDVQHDLANSSVPRTPIAQIVRGLQQRARTHGKPLTVLSCDNLADNGHHTQRLVREFASLLPTAEAAETLRWIGANVTFPSSMVDRIVPATTDHYRSLVAEQLGYADQIPVPAEPFTMWILEDNFIAGRPAWEAGGAIFTDDVAAYEQLKVRLLNGTHSLIAYLGALSGAATIPDATGIGYIEAAARHVLRDEYLPSVTVPAAVDVEAYEEQLFSRWRNSALGHRTSQVGSDGSVKLRQRIPIPALEMLDAGVMPHYLALTVAAYLSCIAPLRGFDPGNHANEMQDPARETLQELAAGSGSGRDLAAKVLGEHHLLGDELATREDFIRRTGELIDVIHRQGPLAAASAAAESTSLVPAQTRSIR; encoded by the coding sequence ATGGCCAGGTCAAGCCTCCCGCAGCTGAACGCGGAAACCCCTGGAATCCTTCGCCGGACCGTCGCCCCTGCTCCGGGCATCGTGCACCTCGGCTTCGGAAACTTCCATCGCGCGCACCAAGCGGTCTATACGGATGCCGCCGTCGCGGCGCAGGGCGGCGACTGGGGAATCATCGGGATTTCCAGCCGTTCCTCAGCCATCACCGATGCCATGCACGCCCAGGACATGCTGTACACGGTCGTCGAAATCTCGCCCGAGGGATCCACGTTCTCTACTCCGCGCGTGCATACAGATGCCTTCGTTGCGGCAGAAGACCCTCAACGCGTCGCGGCCGCCATTGGTGCCGAGACCACGCGAATCGTGTCCCTGACTGTCACCGAAAACGGCTACACCTATAGCCCGGCAACAGGCTCGCTGAACGTTGCCGATCCTGACGTTCAGCACGACCTCGCCAACAGCTCAGTCCCACGCACGCCGATCGCTCAGATCGTCCGCGGACTCCAGCAGCGGGCCCGGACCCACGGTAAGCCGCTGACGGTCCTCAGTTGCGACAACCTCGCTGACAACGGACACCACACCCAGCGGCTCGTCCGCGAATTCGCATCACTATTGCCCACAGCTGAAGCCGCCGAAACGTTGCGCTGGATCGGTGCCAACGTCACGTTCCCGTCATCGATGGTGGACCGGATCGTGCCCGCCACGACGGATCACTACCGCAGCCTCGTCGCCGAGCAACTCGGCTACGCGGACCAGATCCCGGTGCCCGCCGAGCCCTTCACGATGTGGATCCTGGAGGACAACTTCATCGCGGGCCGCCCGGCCTGGGAGGCTGGAGGTGCGATCTTCACCGACGACGTCGCGGCCTACGAGCAGCTCAAGGTCAGGCTCCTCAACGGCACCCATTCTCTGATCGCCTACCTTGGAGCCCTGTCTGGTGCAGCCACCATTCCGGACGCCACGGGCATCGGCTACATCGAAGCCGCCGCCCGTCACGTCCTCCGTGATGAGTACCTGCCGAGCGTCACGGTGCCCGCAGCCGTCGACGTGGAGGCCTACGAGGAGCAACTCTTCTCGCGTTGGCGTAACTCGGCATTGGGGCACCGGACCAGCCAGGTAGGCAGCGATGGTTCCGTCAAGCTCCGCCAGCGGATCCCGATCCCAGCCTTGGAAATGCTCGACGCAGGCGTGATGCCCCACTACCTCGCCCTCACCGTCGCCGCGTACTTGTCGTGCATCGCTCCTCTTCGGGGATTCGACCCCGGCAACCACGCCAACGAAATGCAGGACCCCGCCCGGGAAACTCTCCAAGAGCTCGCAGCGGGATCCGGCTCCGGGCGGGACCTCGCCGCCAAGGTACTCGGCGAACACCATCTTCTAGGTGACGAACTCGCGACTCGTGAAGACTTCATCCGCCGCACTGGTGAGCTGATCGACGTCATCCACCGGCAAGGCCCCCTCGCCGCCGCAAGCGCGGCAGCCGAATCCACCTCACTTGTTCCCGCACAGACCCGGAGCATCCGATGA
- a CDS encoding bifunctional 4-hydroxy-2-oxoglutarate aldolase/2-dehydro-3-deoxy-phosphogluconate aldolase produces MLSLENPGTASRPAPSAILRASRVVAVLRARHAKDYAPVIEALRDGGVLSIELTLSTPGVFEELPLLLERFGESVEIGVGTVTTPAEAETALNLGAAYIVTPITEPDVITACTRRGVPVFPGGLTPTELHTAWKLGATAVKVFPASTVGPGYVSQLRGPFPDIQVVPSGGVDIEDVPAWIRAGALAVSLGGPLLGDAFKGGSLADLSARARRVRALVDEEGGEKK; encoded by the coding sequence ATGCTCAGCCTCGAGAACCCGGGCACCGCCTCCCGTCCGGCCCCGTCCGCAATCCTCCGCGCCTCCAGGGTCGTGGCAGTGCTGAGGGCCCGGCATGCGAAGGACTACGCCCCCGTCATTGAAGCCCTCCGGGACGGCGGGGTGCTCAGTATCGAGCTGACGCTAAGCACACCGGGAGTATTCGAGGAGCTTCCCCTGCTGCTGGAGCGGTTCGGCGAGTCTGTGGAAATCGGCGTCGGCACTGTGACCACTCCTGCTGAGGCCGAAACGGCACTCAACCTGGGCGCCGCGTACATCGTTACGCCCATCACCGAACCGGACGTCATCACCGCCTGTACCCGACGCGGCGTGCCGGTCTTCCCCGGCGGGCTCACCCCCACCGAGCTCCACACCGCTTGGAAGCTGGGCGCCACCGCCGTCAAAGTCTTCCCCGCTTCCACGGTCGGCCCCGGCTACGTGTCCCAACTGCGCGGCCCCTTCCCGGACATCCAAGTGGTCCCGTCCGGCGGCGTCGACATCGAAGACGTCCCGGCTTGGATTCGCGCCGGCGCATTGGCCGTCAGCCTCGGCGGACCACTCCTCGGCGACGCGTTCAAAGGCGGGAGCCTGGCTGATCTGAGCGCGCGGGCCCGGCGGGTCCGCGCGCTTGTTGACGAGGAAGGTGGCGAGAAGAAATGA